In Tachysurus fulvidraco isolate hzauxx_2018 chromosome 1, HZAU_PFXX_2.0, whole genome shotgun sequence, a single window of DNA contains:
- the tnn gene encoding tenascin-N isoform X2, which produces MIPSLNWLQLLLFGFLGVVSLVTQAEESEKAVTFNHVYKINSGCKQDTVFPSHDQASDDQVMMVDGEKDIVFKHNIKLPSSSCTCANSEEFKALLYRVNGLEEEVTYLKSQCAQGCCAGSSGVDTSCSGHGVYQHNTCSCKCDVGWEGPDCSVSTCPDNCNDNGYCVDGQCVCHTGYSGHDCGLLTCPDDCNDKGHCVDGKCVCFEGFSGDNCGIQKCPNDCKENGRCIDGQCLCDEGFFGNDCSMVMGPKGLHVIRVTDVSLLVEWEEVKHAEYYLLSYYPYGNEGAIQEIRVPNTENSYLITGLKPGVTHIVQVHAVIKGISSESDRITATTDMSGVEGVRVLGQTEDSIQVDWQNPETDVDYFKLRHASPGSQEELENVAKSQEARTVHTIIGLNPGTEYQITVQAIKGSNEGKPAHATGVTDIDSPNNLVTSDVTETTVTVTWDKVRAEIDGYILTYSSAEGSSQEIQVGADATSYIFTSLKPGVVYTIFLWAYNGSRLSRKSSSEAETVLDAPTNLVVSDVTEESAMVSWDKVQAEVDGYILSYSSAEGSSDELRVEADSTSFQLTGLKPGAVYTIYVWAIKGSRSSRKATTETETDIDAPKNLKAVDVKRDSAALSWKPPQAHIDGYILSYRPEDGSMEAVEKNFVAGDTRVGLSGLDTGKKYIVTLIAYRGSKRSKVVETIFITVGAAYPFPMDCTQIMKNGKMQSGVYTIYVANDRNKPMQVYCDMTTDGGGWIVFQRRNTGKLDFMKRWRQYMQGFGELTDEFWLGLENIHALTNTSTKYEVRFDLGLGRERAYAVYDDFKLGSAKQKFKLTIGNYRGNAGDAMTYHQGRPFTTMDSDNDIALGNCAFTHGGAWWYKNCHLANLNGKFEDNRHSMGVNWEPWKGHLKSLDFTEIKIRPVNTASRKERSLKRREAA; this is translated from the exons ATGATTCCCAGTCTAAATTGGCTCCAATTGCTTCTCTTTGGGTTCCTGGGTGTAGTCTCACTTGTTACACAGGCAGAAGAGTCTGAGAAAGCAGTTACATTTAACCATGTGTACAAAATTAACTCTGGTTGTAAGCAGGACACAGTTTTTCCTTCACATGACCAAGCATCAGATGATCAAGTCATGATGGTGGATGGAGAAAAGGACATTGTTTTCAAGCACAATATTAAGTTGCCCTCATCTAGCTGCACCTGCGCTAATTCTGAGGAATTCAAAGCCTTGCTATACCGTGTCAATGGTTTGGAGGAGGAGGTTACCTACCTGAAGTCCCAATGTGCTCAGGGCTGCTGCGCAGGAAGTTCAG GTGTGGACACAAGCTGTAGTGGCCATGGTGTATACCAGCACAACACCTGCAGCTGCAAATGTGATGTAGGCTGGGAGGGTCCAGACTGCTCCGTGTCCACTTGTCCGGATAATTGTAACGATAATGGCTACTGTGTAGATGGACAATGTGTTTGTCACACTGGTTACTCTGGCCATGATTGCGGTCTACTCACATGTCCGGATGACTGCAATGACAAGGGCCACTGTGTGGATGGCAAGTGTGTCTGCTTTGAGGGCTTCTCTGGAGACAACTGTGGCATACAGAAATGCCCAAATGACTGCAAAGAGAATGGGCGCTGCATTGATGGACAGTGCCTCTGCGATGAGGGCTTCTTTGGAAATGACTGCTCTATGG TAATGGGTCCAAAGGGCCTGCATGTAATCAGAGTGACTGATGTGTCTCTGCTGGTGGAGTGGGAAGAAGTAAAACATGCAGAGTACTACCTGCTCTCCTACTATCCTTATGGGAATGAGGGAGCCATCCAGGAGATCCGTGTTCCCAACACTGAAAATTCCTATTTGATCACAGGCCTCAAACCTGGAGTTACCCATATTGTTCAAGTGCATGCTGTCATCAAGGGAATCAGCAGTGAATCTGATCGCATCACAGCCACAACAG ATATGTCTGGTGTAGAAGGTGTCCGTGTGCTTGGACAGACAGAAGACTCTATCCAGGTGGACTGGCAGAACCCAGAAACCGATGTTGATTACTTTAAACTACGTCATGCCAGTCCAGGCAGCCAAGAGGAGCTGGAAAACGTAGCTAAGAGCCAGGAGGCTAGGACTGTGCATACTATTATAG GTCTTAACCCAGGCACTGAGTACCAGATTACAGTTCAGGCCATCAAAGGAAGCAATGAAGGCAAACCAGCCCATGCCACAGGAGTCACAG ACATTGATTCTCCGAATAATCTGGTCACAAGCGATGTAACTGAAACTACAGTGACTGTGACGTGGGACAAGGTCCGTGCTGAGATTGATGGTTACATATTGACCTATAGCTCTGCTGAAGGCTCCAGCCAGGAGATCCAAGTGGGAGCAGATGCCACTTCATATATTTTCACATCACTGAAACCTGGGGTGGTGTACACCATCTTCCTCTGGGCCTACAATGGTTCCCGTTTGAGCAGGAAGAGCTCTAGCGAGGCAGAGACAG tCTTAGATGCACCTACTAATCTTGTGGTCAGTGACGTGACAGAGGAGTCAGCAATGGTATCATGGGACAAAGTTCAAGCAGAAGTAGATGGCTACATACTGAGCTATAGCTCTGCTGAAGGGTCCAGTGATGAGCTGCGAGTGGAAGCAGACAGCACCTCCTTCCAGTTGACTGGTCTGAAGCCAGGAGCTGTATATACAATCTATGTCTGGGCCATCAAGGGCTCTCGCTCCAGCAGGAAAGCCACAACAGAAACTGAGACAG ACATTGATGCTCCGAAGAATCTGAAAGCTGTTGATGTTAAGAGGGATTCTGCAGCTCTAAGTTGGAAACCTCCTCAGGCTCACATTGATGGCTACATTCTTAGTTACAGGCCTGAAGATGGTAGTATGGAG gCTGTTGAAAAGAACTTTGTTGCAGGAGATACTAGAGTTGGCCTCTCTGGTCTGGACACGGGGAAGAAGTATATTGTCACTCTAATTGCATATAGAGGTTCAAAGAGGAGTAAAGTGGTGGAAACCATATTTATCACTG TAGGGGCAGCCTATCCTTTCCCTATGGACTGCACACAGATCATGAAGAATGGAAAAATGCAGAGCGGAGTTTACACTATCTACGTTGCCAATGACCGCAATAAGCCGATGCAGGTGTATTGTGACATGACCACAGATGGTGGTGGCTGGATT GTCTTTCAGAGACGCAACACAGGCAAGCTAGACTTCATGAAGCGCTGGAGACAATACATGCAAGGCTTTGGGGAACTGACTGATGAATTTTGGCTTG GCCTGGAAAACATCCATGCACTGACCAACACAAGCACAAAATATGAAGTGCGCTTTGATCTGGGCCTGGGGAGAGAGCGTGCTTATGCTGTCTACGATGACTTCAAGTTAGGATCAGCCAAGCAGAAGTTTAAGCTCACTATTGGCAATTATAGAGGAAATGCAG GTGATGCTATGACCTACCACCAGGGGAGACCTTTCACTACTATGGACTCAGACAATGACATTGCTCTGGGTAATTGTGCTTTCACACACGGTGGTGCCTGGTGGTACAAAAATTGCCACTTAGCCAACTTAAATGGCAAATTTGAGGACAA
- the tnn gene encoding tenascin-N isoform X3 yields the protein MYIGNCLFLPQVMIPSLNWLQLLLFGFLGVVSLVTQAEESEKAVTFNHVYKINSGCKQDTVFPSHDQASDDQVMMVDGEKDIVFKHNIKLPSSSCTCANSEEFKALLYRVNGLEEEVTYLKSQCAQGCCAGSSGVDTSCSGHGVYQHNTCSCKCDVGWEGPDCSVSTCPDNCNDNGYCVDGQCVCHTGYSGHDCGLLTCPDDCNDKGHCVDGKCVCFEGFSGDNCGIQKCPNDCKENGRCIDGQCLCDEGFFGNDCSMVMGPKGLHVIRVTDVSLLVEWEEVKHAEYYLLSYYPYGNEGAIQEIRVPNTENSYLITGLKPGVTHIVQVHAVIKGISSESDRITATTDMSGVEGVRVLGQTEDSIQVDWQNPETDVDYFKLRHASPGSQEELENVAKSQEARTVHTIIGLNPGTEYQITVQAIKGSNEGKPAHATGVTDIDSPNNLVTSDVTETTVTVTWDKVRAEIDGYILTYSSAEGSSQEIQVGADATSYIFTSLKPGVVYTIFLWAYNGSRLSRKSSSEAETDIDAPKNLKAVDVKRDSAALSWKPPQAHIDGYILSYRPEDGSMEAVEKNFVAGDTRVGLSGLDTGKKYIVTLIAYRGSKRSKVVETIFITVGAAYPFPMDCTQIMKNGKMQSGVYTIYVANDRNKPMQVYCDMTTDGGGWIVFQRRNTGKLDFMKRWRQYMQGFGELTDEFWLGLENIHALTNTSTKYEVRFDLGLGRERAYAVYDDFKLGSAKQKFKLTIGNYRGNAGDAMTYHQGRPFTTMDSDNDIALGNCAFTHGGAWWYKNCHLANLNGKFEDNRHSMGVNWEPWKGHLKSLDFTEIKIRPVNTASRKERSLKRREAA from the exons ATGTACATTGGAAATTGTTTGTTTCTTCCACAGGTCATGATTCCCAGTCTAAATTGGCTCCAATTGCTTCTCTTTGGGTTCCTGGGTGTAGTCTCACTTGTTACACAGGCAGAAGAGTCTGAGAAAGCAGTTACATTTAACCATGTGTACAAAATTAACTCTGGTTGTAAGCAGGACACAGTTTTTCCTTCACATGACCAAGCATCAGATGATCAAGTCATGATGGTGGATGGAGAAAAGGACATTGTTTTCAAGCACAATATTAAGTTGCCCTCATCTAGCTGCACCTGCGCTAATTCTGAGGAATTCAAAGCCTTGCTATACCGTGTCAATGGTTTGGAGGAGGAGGTTACCTACCTGAAGTCCCAATGTGCTCAGGGCTGCTGCGCAGGAAGTTCAG GTGTGGACACAAGCTGTAGTGGCCATGGTGTATACCAGCACAACACCTGCAGCTGCAAATGTGATGTAGGCTGGGAGGGTCCAGACTGCTCCGTGTCCACTTGTCCGGATAATTGTAACGATAATGGCTACTGTGTAGATGGACAATGTGTTTGTCACACTGGTTACTCTGGCCATGATTGCGGTCTACTCACATGTCCGGATGACTGCAATGACAAGGGCCACTGTGTGGATGGCAAGTGTGTCTGCTTTGAGGGCTTCTCTGGAGACAACTGTGGCATACAGAAATGCCCAAATGACTGCAAAGAGAATGGGCGCTGCATTGATGGACAGTGCCTCTGCGATGAGGGCTTCTTTGGAAATGACTGCTCTATGG TAATGGGTCCAAAGGGCCTGCATGTAATCAGAGTGACTGATGTGTCTCTGCTGGTGGAGTGGGAAGAAGTAAAACATGCAGAGTACTACCTGCTCTCCTACTATCCTTATGGGAATGAGGGAGCCATCCAGGAGATCCGTGTTCCCAACACTGAAAATTCCTATTTGATCACAGGCCTCAAACCTGGAGTTACCCATATTGTTCAAGTGCATGCTGTCATCAAGGGAATCAGCAGTGAATCTGATCGCATCACAGCCACAACAG ATATGTCTGGTGTAGAAGGTGTCCGTGTGCTTGGACAGACAGAAGACTCTATCCAGGTGGACTGGCAGAACCCAGAAACCGATGTTGATTACTTTAAACTACGTCATGCCAGTCCAGGCAGCCAAGAGGAGCTGGAAAACGTAGCTAAGAGCCAGGAGGCTAGGACTGTGCATACTATTATAG GTCTTAACCCAGGCACTGAGTACCAGATTACAGTTCAGGCCATCAAAGGAAGCAATGAAGGCAAACCAGCCCATGCCACAGGAGTCACAG ACATTGATTCTCCGAATAATCTGGTCACAAGCGATGTAACTGAAACTACAGTGACTGTGACGTGGGACAAGGTCCGTGCTGAGATTGATGGTTACATATTGACCTATAGCTCTGCTGAAGGCTCCAGCCAGGAGATCCAAGTGGGAGCAGATGCCACTTCATATATTTTCACATCACTGAAACCTGGGGTGGTGTACACCATCTTCCTCTGGGCCTACAATGGTTCCCGTTTGAGCAGGAAGAGCTCTAGCGAGGCAGAGACAG ACATTGATGCTCCGAAGAATCTGAAAGCTGTTGATGTTAAGAGGGATTCTGCAGCTCTAAGTTGGAAACCTCCTCAGGCTCACATTGATGGCTACATTCTTAGTTACAGGCCTGAAGATGGTAGTATGGAG gCTGTTGAAAAGAACTTTGTTGCAGGAGATACTAGAGTTGGCCTCTCTGGTCTGGACACGGGGAAGAAGTATATTGTCACTCTAATTGCATATAGAGGTTCAAAGAGGAGTAAAGTGGTGGAAACCATATTTATCACTG TAGGGGCAGCCTATCCTTTCCCTATGGACTGCACACAGATCATGAAGAATGGAAAAATGCAGAGCGGAGTTTACACTATCTACGTTGCCAATGACCGCAATAAGCCGATGCAGGTGTATTGTGACATGACCACAGATGGTGGTGGCTGGATT GTCTTTCAGAGACGCAACACAGGCAAGCTAGACTTCATGAAGCGCTGGAGACAATACATGCAAGGCTTTGGGGAACTGACTGATGAATTTTGGCTTG GCCTGGAAAACATCCATGCACTGACCAACACAAGCACAAAATATGAAGTGCGCTTTGATCTGGGCCTGGGGAGAGAGCGTGCTTATGCTGTCTACGATGACTTCAAGTTAGGATCAGCCAAGCAGAAGTTTAAGCTCACTATTGGCAATTATAGAGGAAATGCAG GTGATGCTATGACCTACCACCAGGGGAGACCTTTCACTACTATGGACTCAGACAATGACATTGCTCTGGGTAATTGTGCTTTCACACACGGTGGTGCCTGGTGGTACAAAAATTGCCACTTAGCCAACTTAAATGGCAAATTTGAGGACAA
- the tnn gene encoding tenascin-N isoform X1, with protein sequence MYIGNCLFLPQVMIPSLNWLQLLLFGFLGVVSLVTQAEESEKAVTFNHVYKINSGCKQDTVFPSHDQASDDQVMMVDGEKDIVFKHNIKLPSSSCTCANSEEFKALLYRVNGLEEEVTYLKSQCAQGCCAGSSGVDTSCSGHGVYQHNTCSCKCDVGWEGPDCSVSTCPDNCNDNGYCVDGQCVCHTGYSGHDCGLLTCPDDCNDKGHCVDGKCVCFEGFSGDNCGIQKCPNDCKENGRCIDGQCLCDEGFFGNDCSMVMGPKGLHVIRVTDVSLLVEWEEVKHAEYYLLSYYPYGNEGAIQEIRVPNTENSYLITGLKPGVTHIVQVHAVIKGISSESDRITATTDMSGVEGVRVLGQTEDSIQVDWQNPETDVDYFKLRHASPGSQEELENVAKSQEARTVHTIIGLNPGTEYQITVQAIKGSNEGKPAHATGVTDIDSPNNLVTSDVTETTVTVTWDKVRAEIDGYILTYSSAEGSSQEIQVGADATSYIFTSLKPGVVYTIFLWAYNGSRLSRKSSSEAETVLDAPTNLVVSDVTEESAMVSWDKVQAEVDGYILSYSSAEGSSDELRVEADSTSFQLTGLKPGAVYTIYVWAIKGSRSSRKATTETETDIDAPKNLKAVDVKRDSAALSWKPPQAHIDGYILSYRPEDGSMEAVEKNFVAGDTRVGLSGLDTGKKYIVTLIAYRGSKRSKVVETIFITVGAAYPFPMDCTQIMKNGKMQSGVYTIYVANDRNKPMQVYCDMTTDGGGWIVFQRRNTGKLDFMKRWRQYMQGFGELTDEFWLGLENIHALTNTSTKYEVRFDLGLGRERAYAVYDDFKLGSAKQKFKLTIGNYRGNAGDAMTYHQGRPFTTMDSDNDIALGNCAFTHGGAWWYKNCHLANLNGKFEDNRHSMGVNWEPWKGHLKSLDFTEIKIRPVNTASRKERSLKRREAA encoded by the exons ATGTACATTGGAAATTGTTTGTTTCTTCCACAGGTCATGATTCCCAGTCTAAATTGGCTCCAATTGCTTCTCTTTGGGTTCCTGGGTGTAGTCTCACTTGTTACACAGGCAGAAGAGTCTGAGAAAGCAGTTACATTTAACCATGTGTACAAAATTAACTCTGGTTGTAAGCAGGACACAGTTTTTCCTTCACATGACCAAGCATCAGATGATCAAGTCATGATGGTGGATGGAGAAAAGGACATTGTTTTCAAGCACAATATTAAGTTGCCCTCATCTAGCTGCACCTGCGCTAATTCTGAGGAATTCAAAGCCTTGCTATACCGTGTCAATGGTTTGGAGGAGGAGGTTACCTACCTGAAGTCCCAATGTGCTCAGGGCTGCTGCGCAGGAAGTTCAG GTGTGGACACAAGCTGTAGTGGCCATGGTGTATACCAGCACAACACCTGCAGCTGCAAATGTGATGTAGGCTGGGAGGGTCCAGACTGCTCCGTGTCCACTTGTCCGGATAATTGTAACGATAATGGCTACTGTGTAGATGGACAATGTGTTTGTCACACTGGTTACTCTGGCCATGATTGCGGTCTACTCACATGTCCGGATGACTGCAATGACAAGGGCCACTGTGTGGATGGCAAGTGTGTCTGCTTTGAGGGCTTCTCTGGAGACAACTGTGGCATACAGAAATGCCCAAATGACTGCAAAGAGAATGGGCGCTGCATTGATGGACAGTGCCTCTGCGATGAGGGCTTCTTTGGAAATGACTGCTCTATGG TAATGGGTCCAAAGGGCCTGCATGTAATCAGAGTGACTGATGTGTCTCTGCTGGTGGAGTGGGAAGAAGTAAAACATGCAGAGTACTACCTGCTCTCCTACTATCCTTATGGGAATGAGGGAGCCATCCAGGAGATCCGTGTTCCCAACACTGAAAATTCCTATTTGATCACAGGCCTCAAACCTGGAGTTACCCATATTGTTCAAGTGCATGCTGTCATCAAGGGAATCAGCAGTGAATCTGATCGCATCACAGCCACAACAG ATATGTCTGGTGTAGAAGGTGTCCGTGTGCTTGGACAGACAGAAGACTCTATCCAGGTGGACTGGCAGAACCCAGAAACCGATGTTGATTACTTTAAACTACGTCATGCCAGTCCAGGCAGCCAAGAGGAGCTGGAAAACGTAGCTAAGAGCCAGGAGGCTAGGACTGTGCATACTATTATAG GTCTTAACCCAGGCACTGAGTACCAGATTACAGTTCAGGCCATCAAAGGAAGCAATGAAGGCAAACCAGCCCATGCCACAGGAGTCACAG ACATTGATTCTCCGAATAATCTGGTCACAAGCGATGTAACTGAAACTACAGTGACTGTGACGTGGGACAAGGTCCGTGCTGAGATTGATGGTTACATATTGACCTATAGCTCTGCTGAAGGCTCCAGCCAGGAGATCCAAGTGGGAGCAGATGCCACTTCATATATTTTCACATCACTGAAACCTGGGGTGGTGTACACCATCTTCCTCTGGGCCTACAATGGTTCCCGTTTGAGCAGGAAGAGCTCTAGCGAGGCAGAGACAG tCTTAGATGCACCTACTAATCTTGTGGTCAGTGACGTGACAGAGGAGTCAGCAATGGTATCATGGGACAAAGTTCAAGCAGAAGTAGATGGCTACATACTGAGCTATAGCTCTGCTGAAGGGTCCAGTGATGAGCTGCGAGTGGAAGCAGACAGCACCTCCTTCCAGTTGACTGGTCTGAAGCCAGGAGCTGTATATACAATCTATGTCTGGGCCATCAAGGGCTCTCGCTCCAGCAGGAAAGCCACAACAGAAACTGAGACAG ACATTGATGCTCCGAAGAATCTGAAAGCTGTTGATGTTAAGAGGGATTCTGCAGCTCTAAGTTGGAAACCTCCTCAGGCTCACATTGATGGCTACATTCTTAGTTACAGGCCTGAAGATGGTAGTATGGAG gCTGTTGAAAAGAACTTTGTTGCAGGAGATACTAGAGTTGGCCTCTCTGGTCTGGACACGGGGAAGAAGTATATTGTCACTCTAATTGCATATAGAGGTTCAAAGAGGAGTAAAGTGGTGGAAACCATATTTATCACTG TAGGGGCAGCCTATCCTTTCCCTATGGACTGCACACAGATCATGAAGAATGGAAAAATGCAGAGCGGAGTTTACACTATCTACGTTGCCAATGACCGCAATAAGCCGATGCAGGTGTATTGTGACATGACCACAGATGGTGGTGGCTGGATT GTCTTTCAGAGACGCAACACAGGCAAGCTAGACTTCATGAAGCGCTGGAGACAATACATGCAAGGCTTTGGGGAACTGACTGATGAATTTTGGCTTG GCCTGGAAAACATCCATGCACTGACCAACACAAGCACAAAATATGAAGTGCGCTTTGATCTGGGCCTGGGGAGAGAGCGTGCTTATGCTGTCTACGATGACTTCAAGTTAGGATCAGCCAAGCAGAAGTTTAAGCTCACTATTGGCAATTATAGAGGAAATGCAG GTGATGCTATGACCTACCACCAGGGGAGACCTTTCACTACTATGGACTCAGACAATGACATTGCTCTGGGTAATTGTGCTTTCACACACGGTGGTGCCTGGTGGTACAAAAATTGCCACTTAGCCAACTTAAATGGCAAATTTGAGGACAA